Proteins encoded together in one Aeromonas encheleia window:
- a CDS encoding flagellar hook assembly protein FlgD — MSLPQVNSLDTARSASQRSATPEIAANGPSEGQGVQLRNEFLQMMVAQIQNQDPTNPLDGAQYVTQLAQFSMVEGVEGLKVLQQKSINMMDTQQVLQSTALIDKEVMVPSQTLSQKDEQSIRGQVELTGAADLVELKVYDKHGTLVATKSWGESKPGGLDYELPPLPAGEYSFEVKASLAGVATTTKNYVASKVERVSLPGTGEIMLQVAGVGDVPLFSAVQFGKSA, encoded by the coding sequence ATGAGCCTGCCTCAAGTCAATAGCCTGGATACCGCCCGCAGCGCCAGCCAGCGCAGCGCGACCCCGGAAATCGCCGCCAACGGTCCCTCTGAAGGGCAGGGTGTCCAGCTACGCAACGAATTTCTGCAGATGATGGTGGCCCAGATCCAGAACCAGGATCCGACCAATCCGCTCGACGGTGCCCAGTACGTCACTCAGCTGGCCCAGTTCAGCATGGTGGAAGGGGTGGAGGGCCTCAAGGTGCTGCAGCAAAAGTCCATCAACATGATGGATACCCAGCAGGTACTGCAAAGCACGGCGCTGATCGACAAGGAGGTAATGGTGCCGAGTCAGACCCTGAGCCAGAAGGATGAACAATCCATCCGTGGGCAGGTGGAGCTGACCGGTGCGGCCGATCTGGTTGAGCTGAAGGTTTACGACAAGCACGGCACCCTGGTTGCGACCAAGAGCTGGGGTGAGAGCAAGCCTGGCGGGCTGGATTATGAGCTGCCCCCCCTGCCAGCTGGGGAGTACAGCTTCGAGGTGAAGGCTTCCCTCGCCGGGGTTGCCACGACCACCAAGAATTACGTGGCCAGCAAGGTCGAGCGGGTCAGCCTGCCTGGCACGGGTGAAATCATGTTGCAGGTAGCCGGAGTTGGGGACGTGCCGCTGTTCAGCGCAGTCCAGTTTGGTAAATCGGCGTAA
- the flgCL gene encoding lateral flagellar basal body rod protein FlgCL, which translates to MSFNRIYDIAGSAMRAQTVRLDTVASNLANVDSAAGSENTAFRAIKPVFSTLYQRVQDADGLGAAQVQIAGIVQSDRQVEKRLEPNNPLADGDGFVYYSNVNAVEEMADMMSASRGFETSVEVINRINSMQQGLLRLGQGA; encoded by the coding sequence ATGTCGTTCAATCGAATCTATGACATCGCCGGCAGTGCCATGCGGGCGCAAACCGTCCGCCTCGACACAGTGGCATCCAACCTGGCGAACGTCGACAGCGCCGCAGGCAGCGAAAATACCGCCTTCCGTGCCATCAAACCGGTGTTCTCCACCCTCTATCAGCGGGTACAGGATGCAGATGGGCTTGGTGCCGCTCAGGTGCAGATCGCGGGGATAGTTCAGTCGGATCGCCAGGTCGAGAAGCGTCTCGAGCCCAATAACCCGCTGGCCGACGGGGATGGGTTTGTCTACTACTCCAACGTCAATGCGGTGGAGGAGATGGCGGACATGATGAGCGCCTCCCGCGGTTTCGAGACCTCGGTCGAGGTGATCAATCGCATCAACAGCATGCAGCAAGGGTTGCTGCGTCTGGGTCAGGGGGCATAA
- the lfgB gene encoding lateral flagellar basal body rod protein LfgB: MSISFDSALGVHPYALDVRADRARILAGNLANVDTPGYLARDVDYKTILGRVAQQVAAGDEGHAISQGAMSTDMQHPLYRIPYQVSMDGNTAELSVEQSKFANNATDFQTSLTFLNMKITGIAKAIEGR, from the coding sequence ATGAGTATCTCATTTGACAGCGCTCTTGGCGTGCACCCCTATGCTCTCGATGTGCGGGCGGATCGGGCACGTATTCTGGCAGGGAACTTGGCCAATGTGGATACCCCAGGATACCTGGCTCGGGATGTGGATTATAAGACGATCCTCGGCCGTGTCGCCCAGCAAGTTGCAGCGGGTGATGAGGGCCATGCCATCAGCCAGGGGGCCATGAGCACCGACATGCAGCATCCCCTCTATCGCATTCCCTACCAGGTCTCCATGGATGGCAACACGGCCGAGCTCAGTGTGGAGCAGAGCAAGTTTGCCAACAATGCCACCGACTTTCAGACCAGCCTCACCTTCTTGAATATGAAAATCACCGGGATCGCCAAGGCGATCGAGGGCCGTTAA